One window of Dermacentor albipictus isolate Rhodes 1998 colony chromosome 9, USDA_Dalb.pri_finalv2, whole genome shotgun sequence genomic DNA carries:
- the mRpS21 gene encoding small ribosomal subunit protein bS21m yields the protein MRHKLFISRTVLVQNNQVEEALRVLNRILGLEGIFDRYRLTRYYEKPTKTRRRINYEICKAIYDEDMARRIQFTLRKNRIDPWLGND from the exons ATGCGTCACAAGCTTTTCATTTCCCGCACTGTTCTTGTCCAGAACAACCAAGTCGAAGAAGCACTGCGAGTGCTGAATCG CATCCTGGGTTTGGAAGGCATCTTCGACCGCTACAGGCTCACGAGGTACTACGAGAAGCCCACTAAAACGCGACGGCGAATCAACTACGAAATCTGCAAGGCGATCTACGACGAGGACATGGCCCGCCGGATCCAGTTCACGTTGCGCAAAAACCGAATCGACCCGTGGCTAGGAAATGATTGA